One window of the Parasphingopyxis algicola genome contains the following:
- the glmU gene encoding bifunctional UDP-N-acetylglucosamine diphosphorylase/glucosamine-1-phosphate N-acetyltransferase GlmU → MTDNIDISPPGPFAAIILAAGKGTRMKSARHKVLHPIAGKPMLGHLMDELELLGPEKTVVVLGAGREEVEPYVEARGAVVALQEEQLGTGHAVLQARDALAGFDGMVLACFGDVPTVCARTIALMLHRLQADEPACVVLGFRPEDPLAYGRIVTDASGKIEKMVEYKDASDEERAVTLCNSGLIAARAEDMFALLDRVGNDNAQGEYYLPDMVMVAQADERHSAVIEAEPWEVAGINSRAELAAVERQWQDRRRAQAMADGATLVDPATVWFSHDTEIGRDVTIEPQVRFGPGASVADGATIHAFSHIEGASIGEGCSVGPYARLRPGAVMEKGSKVGNFVEMKKAVLGPGAKANHLTYLGDATVGANANIGAGTITCNYDGFFKYRTEIGAGAFIGSNSALVAPVKIGDGAIIGAGSVITKDVEPDALGVARGEQQAKPGWAKKFRNVMERKKAGK, encoded by the coding sequence ATGACCGATAATATCGACATCTCGCCGCCCGGCCCGTTCGCCGCGATCATCCTCGCCGCGGGCAAGGGCACCCGGATGAAATCCGCGCGCCACAAGGTGCTGCACCCGATCGCCGGCAAGCCGATGCTCGGCCATCTGATGGACGAACTGGAGCTGCTGGGTCCCGAAAAGACGGTGGTCGTGCTCGGTGCGGGGCGCGAAGAGGTCGAGCCCTATGTCGAGGCGCGCGGCGCGGTCGTCGCGCTGCAGGAAGAGCAGCTCGGCACCGGCCACGCGGTGCTGCAGGCGCGCGATGCGCTCGCCGGGTTCGACGGGATGGTGCTCGCCTGTTTCGGCGATGTGCCGACGGTGTGCGCGCGGACGATCGCACTGATGCTGCACCGACTGCAGGCGGACGAGCCGGCCTGTGTCGTGCTCGGTTTCCGGCCCGAGGATCCGCTCGCCTATGGCCGGATCGTCACCGACGCATCCGGCAAGATCGAAAAGATGGTCGAGTATAAGGATGCGAGCGATGAAGAGCGCGCGGTAACGCTCTGCAATTCCGGGCTGATCGCGGCGCGGGCGGAGGACATGTTTGCGCTGCTCGACCGGGTCGGCAACGACAATGCGCAGGGCGAATATTACCTGCCCGACATGGTGATGGTCGCGCAGGCCGACGAGCGGCACAGCGCCGTGATCGAGGCCGAGCCCTGGGAAGTGGCGGGGATCAACAGCCGCGCCGAACTCGCCGCGGTCGAGCGCCAATGGCAGGATCGGCGGCGCGCGCAGGCGATGGCGGACGGCGCGACGCTCGTCGATCCGGCGACCGTCTGGTTCAGTCACGATACCGAGATCGGGCGCGACGTGACGATCGAGCCGCAGGTCCGGTTCGGCCCCGGCGCCAGTGTCGCCGACGGCGCCACGATCCATGCCTTCAGCCATATCGAGGGCGCGAGCATCGGGGAGGGCTGTTCGGTCGGCCCCTATGCGCGGCTGCGACCCGGCGCGGTGATGGAAAAGGGATCGAAGGTCGGCAATTTCGTCGAGATGAAAAAGGCGGTGCTGGGCCCGGGCGCCAAGGCCAATCACCTGACATATCTCGGGGACGCGACGGTCGGCGCGAACGCCAATATCGGCGCGGGCACGATCACCTGCAATTATGACGGCTTCTTCAAATACCGGACCGAGATCGGGGCGGGGGCCTTTATCGGATCGAACAGCGCGCTCGTCGCCCCGGTGAAGATCGGGGACGGCGCGATTATCGGCGCAGGATCGGTGATCACGAAGGATGTCGAACCCGACGCGCTCGGCGTCGCGCGGGGCGAGCAGCAGGCCAAGCCCGGCTGGGCGAAGAAATTTCGGAATGTGATGGAGCGGAAGAAGGCCGGGAAATAG
- a CDS encoding HAD-IA family hydrolase, translating into MTQSPFPFDLVGFDLDGTLLDTSDELTVSLNHALAEAGRPPLSQGEVRPMVGLGAKHMLRMGLAASGDSDEAAVDALLPVLIDHYDANLGSGSPPFPGLLDAMDGLAAAGARFAVVTNKYERLAVKLIAAKGLAHRFETVIGGNTLPGGQRKPDRAPIDEMIRRSGSARAAFVGDSIYDVQAAQSAGIPAVAVRFGFLTQPVEELGADAIIDHYDALTSVLEGMG; encoded by the coding sequence ATGACGCAATCCCCCTTCCCCTTCGACCTGGTCGGATTCGATCTCGACGGCACGCTGCTCGACACCAGCGACGAGCTGACCGTTTCGCTCAACCATGCCTTGGCCGAAGCCGGGCGTCCGCCGCTGTCGCAGGGCGAGGTGCGCCCGATGGTCGGGCTGGGCGCCAAACACATGCTGCGGATGGGCCTTGCGGCATCCGGCGACAGCGACGAGGCGGCGGTCGACGCACTGCTACCCGTCCTGATCGATCATTATGACGCGAATCTCGGTTCCGGTTCCCCACCCTTTCCCGGTCTCCTCGACGCCATGGATGGGCTGGCGGCGGCGGGCGCGCGCTTCGCCGTCGTGACCAACAAATATGAGCGGCTGGCCGTGAAGCTGATCGCGGCCAAGGGACTCGCCCACCGATTCGAGACGGTCATCGGCGGCAACACGCTACCCGGCGGCCAACGCAAACCGGACCGCGCGCCGATCGACGAGATGATCCGGCGTTCGGGCTCGGCCCGAGCGGCTTTCGTCGGCGATTCGATCTACGATGTGCAGGCAGCCCAATCCGCCGGCATCCCTGCCGTGGCAGTGCGCTTCGGCTTTTTGACCCAGCCGGTCGAAGAGCTGGGCGCCGATGCGATCATCGATCATTATGATGCTTTGACCAGCGTGCTCGAAGGCATGGGCTAG
- a CDS encoding putative bifunctional diguanylate cyclase/phosphodiesterase yields the protein MDLMAEKWDKQTHRCALTQAYLPILRGFFCVAAAYYAVMTVAHFVTRSGTELVWFSAISITTVIAALIGVYLLARSRSPAQVDVIVLFINLLVLSNVLIALQLDFNRTKLVYFIVMAMIFAFSGTSLRQTIPSIVVAIVCLFAQIFQYAPELAGLYGFIAFASSVSSIAISASLRKSIALALAERREAERGRASAELLAESARAESHTDSLTGLPNRRAFVETLENRIQTPRAGRDPLWLVVMDLDGFKPVNDVYGHRIGDELLCEVARRLRRHCSGEAFAARVGGDEFSILRTGSGDLQEMQLWCDQLIADLARPFEIEGKRIHISASAGCEIASADDTSAALLENADYALLHAKRNSKGSAVVFDACHAQAMEEQFQIGQVMSSDGFESELEVLFQPQVELSSNRIVGAEALLRWTSPTLGQVSPAKLIAVAEDAGTVSRITLIALEKTLEVAAHIPESVSLAVNLSAMDLRSDQSMRKIIDLVRASRCRPERLEFEVTETVAIDTHVALRNFERLAQAGHRIALDDFGSGYANFSLLQLLPIHSLKLDKSLIERPSDPVGRELARAVIAMARVLRIDSIVEGIETPYQLALAHALGATRGQGFLLGKPMKAHDFEALLAKQTDSPTESMRRSA from the coding sequence ATGGATTTGATGGCGGAAAAATGGGATAAGCAGACGCATCGCTGCGCGTTGACGCAAGCGTATCTTCCGATTCTTCGCGGCTTTTTCTGTGTAGCAGCAGCCTATTATGCAGTGATGACGGTTGCGCATTTTGTAACGCGAAGCGGCACCGAGCTGGTTTGGTTCAGCGCGATATCCATCACCACGGTGATCGCGGCCTTGATCGGCGTCTATCTGCTCGCGCGTTCGCGGTCACCCGCTCAGGTCGATGTGATCGTCCTCTTCATCAATCTTCTCGTGCTTTCCAACGTCCTGATCGCACTCCAGCTGGACTTTAATCGCACGAAGCTGGTCTATTTCATCGTCATGGCGATGATATTCGCCTTTTCAGGAACGAGCCTGAGGCAGACGATTCCATCGATCGTCGTCGCAATTGTCTGCCTTTTCGCGCAGATTTTCCAGTACGCGCCGGAATTGGCTGGCCTATACGGCTTCATAGCGTTTGCGAGTTCGGTGTCATCGATCGCGATCTCGGCATCCCTGCGAAAATCGATCGCGCTTGCCTTGGCCGAGCGACGAGAGGCCGAACGCGGTCGTGCTTCGGCCGAGCTGCTCGCCGAAAGCGCGCGCGCGGAGTCTCACACCGACAGCCTTACCGGCCTCCCCAACCGGCGCGCCTTTGTCGAGACGCTCGAGAACCGAATACAGACGCCGCGGGCTGGTCGCGACCCGCTCTGGCTGGTCGTTATGGACCTTGACGGTTTCAAACCCGTCAACGACGTTTACGGTCACAGGATCGGCGACGAGCTGCTGTGCGAAGTGGCGCGGCGGTTGCGCCGCCATTGCTCGGGCGAGGCGTTCGCAGCGCGCGTGGGAGGCGACGAGTTCAGCATTCTTCGCACCGGGTCCGGCGACCTGCAGGAAATGCAGCTTTGGTGCGACCAGCTGATCGCGGATCTTGCGCGGCCGTTCGAGATCGAGGGGAAGAGGATCCATATCTCGGCCTCGGCGGGCTGCGAGATAGCATCGGCGGATGACACTAGCGCGGCTCTGCTCGAAAATGCCGATTATGCGTTGCTGCATGCCAAGCGGAACAGCAAGGGAAGCGCCGTGGTCTTCGACGCCTGCCACGCTCAGGCGATGGAGGAGCAGTTCCAGATCGGCCAGGTCATGTCGAGCGACGGCTTCGAATCCGAGCTTGAGGTCCTTTTCCAGCCTCAGGTCGAGCTTTCCAGCAACCGCATCGTCGGTGCCGAGGCGCTGCTGCGCTGGACCAGCCCGACTCTGGGGCAGGTCAGCCCCGCAAAACTGATTGCTGTGGCGGAGGATGCCGGAACCGTCTCGCGTATCACCCTGATCGCGCTTGAAAAAACATTGGAGGTGGCGGCGCACATACCGGAATCGGTGTCGCTGGCCGTCAATCTCTCGGCGATGGATTTGCGGTCGGACCAGTCGATGCGAAAGATTATCGACCTGGTTCGAGCATCACGCTGTCGTCCGGAACGACTGGAGTTCGAAGTCACCGAAACGGTTGCGATCGATACGCATGTCGCCCTGCGCAATTTCGAACGCTTGGCGCAGGCCGGCCATCGGATCGCGCTGGACGATTTCGGCAGCGGCTACGCCAATTTCAGCCTTTTGCAACTGCTGCCGATCCACAGCCTGAAGCTCGACAAGTCGCTGATCGAGCGGCCCAGCGATCCGGTCGGCCGGGAACTCGCCCGCGCCGTCATTGCCATGGCTCGGGTCCTCAGGATCGATTCGATCGTGGAAGGGATAGAGACGCCGTATCAGCTGGCGCTCGCGCACGCGCTCGGCGCGACGCGCGGGCAGGGCTTCCTTCTCGGAAAGCCGATGAAAGCGCACGATTTTGAGGCGCTTCTGGCCAAACAGACGGACTCGCCTACGGAAAGCATGCGGCGGAGCGCCTGA
- a CDS encoding nucleotidyltransferase domain-containing protein, whose product MTDARLLTRALTDPVSTGALDADGWTALIAMARAEQLMGTLAHRLDGLDLPTKVAQLCADARRSADHARRQALWEAEMARRVLAPLGEPVILLKGTAYVAAGLSAGIGRSIGDLDILVRRAALGAVERALIERGGWEWVKEDEYDDAYYRDHMHELPPLIHKERDRMIDVHHTVLPLTARPTPDAASMIAESEPLDPSTGSGDLRILSPPDMICHAAAHLFADGDLAGGLRNLWDIDRLCRDFGKRVGFWPELGERAGRHQLAKPVSRALHLAETLYDTPVDGNVAGRGRAGDTLYIRRLLARDGWGRETRKGVRLAFYIRSHWLRMPPLMLARHLWTKWRKG is encoded by the coding sequence CCGAGCCGAGCAGCTGATGGGTACGCTCGCCCATCGCCTCGACGGGCTCGACCTGCCGACAAAGGTGGCGCAGCTTTGCGCCGATGCCCGCCGCTCGGCCGATCATGCGCGGCGCCAGGCGCTGTGGGAAGCCGAGATGGCGCGCCGCGTGCTGGCGCCGCTTGGGGAGCCGGTTATCCTCCTCAAAGGCACGGCCTATGTCGCGGCGGGTCTTTCGGCGGGTATCGGGCGCTCGATCGGCGATCTCGATATCCTGGTTCGCCGTGCGGCGCTCGGTGCGGTCGAGCGCGCCCTGATCGAACGGGGCGGCTGGGAATGGGTGAAGGAGGACGAATATGACGACGCCTATTACCGCGATCACATGCACGAGCTGCCGCCGCTGATCCACAAGGAGCGCGACCGGATGATCGACGTCCACCATACGGTGCTGCCGCTGACCGCGCGGCCGACGCCCGACGCAGCGTCGATGATCGCCGAAAGCGAGCCGCTCGATCCTTCGACAGGCTCAGGAGACCTGCGCATCCTCTCGCCGCCCGACATGATCTGCCACGCCGCCGCGCATCTGTTCGCCGATGGCGATCTGGCGGGCGGCCTGCGCAACCTCTGGGATATCGACCGGCTGTGCCGCGATTTCGGTAAGCGGGTGGGATTCTGGCCGGAGCTCGGAGAAAGGGCGGGACGGCATCAGCTTGCGAAACCCGTAAGCCGTGCACTGCACCTTGCCGAAACGCTCTACGATACGCCGGTCGACGGCAATGTCGCCGGACGGGGGAGGGCGGGCGATACCCTCTATATCCGCCGCCTGCTCGCCCGCGACGGCTGGGGACGCGAAACGCGCAAGGGCGTGCGCCTTGCTTTCTATATCCGCTCGCACTGGCTCCGCATGCCGCCGCTTATGCTGGCGCGGCATCTGTGGACGAAATGGCGGAAGGGCTAG